The window aagttgagatttttagacatagggcctccatttcttagtcgccttttgccaacattagggctccaatccctaagttgagatttttagacatagggcctccattccctagtcgcatttttttGTAGTCGCTttttttttgccaacatagggcctccattccctagttgagaattttagatatagggctccattccctaatctTTCCTCCTAAAGAcacacaatcctgattttatcgctttcaaaaaaaaaggaaaaaaggtttAGATCTTAGCtacaaataactcacaaaattttcctagtgaaaactagggcagaaaaatttcgttcatttgtttgttttggtgtctgagtaggtttgacctcgaggcacaaggtttgagacaaccaaaagaatgagtctcaatccaaaataaagaaaataagaaaaagagcaaaaagaaATGAACTCAAAGTGCTGAAGTGGAGAAGGATGCGGACTGCTCAAtttatgattgaagtcacaagcttcgcatgtcccACCTTGATCCAAAGCTGAAGAGTGAACCAGTGGTTACAGctgacgagcatcaagattcagatcggagtctgtagcaagaaccagccaagactcaagatcaagcctcaagagatttatagataggaatcgtgtaactcgtagttgataggcttagctagttaatttttattttttattttggtgtaataaggagctcagcaagcagtagcagcagcaacaacagtgaaatcacagctcccggTAGTCACatctaccaaaacttccagaactacactgacctgattcctttatcaCCAAGGATATTtaggcaacctttgaagcaaggttcggtcagactctttaaaaaaaatgcttcTCATAAAGTGCCAAGCAGGCAAAAATCCCTCATcgttgctcattttatctttgcccgaaaacccttcaTATTTTCGAGCAAAAAGGGAtagatgtgagcacgtgattttttgcctcgcatgaattactcctacagaattccCAAAATcaggatttttcttttaattatttgatcTTTAGGAATTATTGCAtgatttttgtgtttgtttgcatttttgtgtgcatgattaatttatttaatgcatcaaaatacaaaaatatgttgcatttgcatttagagtCCTATTTTATATTTGCAggctaattagttaattaatgttataaaaattgattcattttgcatttttaactttttaattttcaaattttttagcTTTCTCATAATTTAGGACCTAATTAATTTTTGGGAAGCAATTAGTTTATGAATTTAGTTGTAGAATTTAAATCAGATTTgtgtttttgtgtttttgtttaattttgtaattaataaattttaaaatgaaaaaagagagaaggaagAAGAACCTTTAATAAAGAGGCCATTTTTGGCCATTTTAGATTAAATTCCCCAAGCCCAAATAATTTTGCCTTAAACCCGGGTAAAATCAAGCCCAAACCCGCCTATAAACCGGTCCAACACTCCCCCTATCCAAATGGCCACGTTTTCTTAAGTCTCGATCTCAGCTGTCGATGTTGTTTGATCAGACGGCTGAGAAGTGGGGATCATGTATTATATAACTGTCCGAACAAAGCCCACCCAACCTCTCATCGTCTCTCTCTCACACCCCTTCTTTAGAGAATTGAAACCCTAAATCCGCCGCCACCATTCCCACGCCGCCTTagggtggcggcgccacctccaaataCCACCAAAAATACACCCCGGAATCCTCATTACGTCCACTCCTCAAATCCTTAAACCATGTCCCTCGAATCCCCCGAGTTTGGCTCGAATATTGGATCGAAAATTAGACCTAAAACCTAATTTTCCCCAAATCATTCAGAACTGAAATTGCCCTATCCACGACTTCCGTTCAGTGTAACTTCACGGCTAAACCCTAGAAAAAAAACCTCGGTACTGACCCCAAGTTTTGAATCCACAAAGTCTCCGAGTGATTTGCAAGTCTCGAATTAGCCGGAAATAAAGGCTAATTAGTTGTTTTTGTCAAAGAACAAATGATTATTCTCAATTTTCGGCCATTTCGAGATAGTCCCCGCCATTGGTTCCAATTCAACGAGATTTGCCCTTAATACTGCTCTCAGGTACAACTCTGTGCTGTTATTTGTGTTCCTGTTCTTCTCCTCTCTATGGTTAAGTTTGTCTTTGCTCTGCAAGAGCCGACCTAGTGTAGTTTAGTTTCTTTTGCCTTTTTCTTCTTCGGATTATTTTAGTTAGCCACTAGTCATTGAAATTTCATGCATTTGTATCAGTTAATTTGGATGTTTAAAGctgtttaaatcatgtttagttTTATTGGAATAGGTTTGGCGAATTTTATTTCTGTTAAAATGTTGTGAGCTTGTATTAATTGGCTTAACAATTCTGTGAAGTTTGCATTGTGTTTGGTTCATGGCAAGCTCGTTTTCAACTTTTGAAATTGTCAAAGTTTTCTGAGTTTTTGAGAGTTTATTTTGATCTGATTGAAGCCCTTTGTGTTTGAGTAGTCCTGTTTGTCATTCTTCATGGATCTATAGAGGGGTTAATTGTAAGTCTAGAAACTTAGAGGGGTCTCAAAGGAAGGGGCAGAGGTTGTAATAACTAGTTGGTCAGAGGTCAATTTAGGGATTTTAGGGTGTGAGGGAATCAAATTCTGTTAGAATAGAAGGTTCTAACGAATAAGATAAGAGCTGAAGTGTGAGATATTTTTGAAAGAGGGTTAGAAgggtaaaaaaaataactaaggaAGGGAGGGTAAATGGGGAATTGGCTAGTTGCATTAGGGCAGCCCTAGGCATGCCTATATAAGCTCATTCTCCATTCATTAAAGGGGAGAGCTTCAAGAgataaaaattctgaaaaaaatcataaacaactgaaaaaattgaaaaaaattactgtttcattgagttcCTTTTGTGATTTCTTAAGTTTTCAATCTATGAAGATGATTTCTGATCTTTCTTGAGCTAAAATAATCTGAGTTTGGTTGGTTTTCAAAGTTCGGTTCAAAGTTTAGGGTGTTCTTTGGTTTGCTGCATTTCATTTGTTACCTTGGCTGGTTCAAAGTTTGGTTTAAAGACTGTTTCCACTAGTTTGGTCCAATTTTTTGTATGTCCAACACAATTGGTTCACAATCTGTTTTTCCATCTAGTTTTGCAAACCTGTTTTCTTATAGCCTGAAGTATAGTTTCACAATTTCAAGAGTTTTGTGTCAACATTTTCACTTTTGTTCGTGTAATGATTTTGTTCAATGAGAGTCTCAAATGGAAGTGGATCTTGGTTTTGTGTTGGGAGTGCCTTGGCCtagtctagttttttttttttacatttatttttgttgaaaccatgaaattttcttaagtGGACTAGTGTGTAAGATCAGAATCCAGCGTATGTatgaagttttttttaaaaactgcTCTTTGTGAAGTTCAGTTGGATGATTGTAATTGATGGAATAGCATGTTGATTAGTAGTTGTTTTgtccaaactttaaatttctcATTACAATTGGGCTTCCTGCGTCGATTGGTATTTGAGACAATGACTTGGGCTATAATGTCGGCCCATGTGTGCCGAGTTTTCTTTACTGGGTACTCCTAGTTTTGGACTTCACGTTGGAGCCTATTCTTGGTCTCTTGATTATTGACGAAATGGCCCCGGGGAACAATGGATCCATGACCTATTCTGAGTTTAAATTTTCTCATTAACGATTGGAAATTCTGCATGTCCTCTAGTCAATTGACCAAGTTCCTTAATAATTGAGGTGAGCCATATTTAATAGCACAAATAGATTATGGCCCTCTAGTGTTAGTTTAAATACCCTTTCAAAAATAGAATTGAGGTgcgccgcgccaaataaaatcccAAATGCGTGGTCCTcggttaaattatttttttaaaacccttagaattcgaggcgcgcCATCTAaaaaatttccatggccctcgcaaaataaaaaatgcgtagttgctttaggcgtgtgttttaataatattaccttcctaaactcgggtgcgcatttcatgtgacccaaatccaaatcttaataacgtcgaataaaatgtgtttcggattgcgggtgcatttcttGTGGTGCAGTCCAAGGATATGTTTTAGACGATGTTAAGtcttctttaaaattaattaaaagcagttaataatttaaaattgtcCCATatgctaaaacatgtattaaaatcagataatatgtCAATTATAATGGTTTAAGTGATCGTGCTAGAACcgcagaactcgggaatgcctaacaccttctcccgggttaacaaaattccttacttagaatttctggttcgcagatttcaaaaggaaaatcgaatttcctcgatttgggattttaaaataaaccggtgacttgggacactagaaaacaaaccatcccaagtggcgactctgaataaaataaataaataatctcatttcgaataatgtcactttaattggaaaaactccctatatatACCCTCCAgcgtgtaaaaaaggaggtgtgacactccaTAGTACTATTGAGCTGCAACAAAGGCACTTTCAGCTGGATGATGAGAGATCTGTACTTCTCTTTGCTTCTCATCTCTAATAAGCAAGGAGTAGGTATGATTCAGTGAAGGCAAAGGAGATAGCAGAAGTAGATTGCTTCTAGGTGCTGCATAAGTGTCATTCAGTCCCATAAGGAACTGAATTAGTCTGCTATCCTGTTGAGATTTGTAGTTTTTGAGTTTACCACCACAACTACTGTCACAGGTACAGTGTTGGCATATATCCAGACTGTCCAATTCATCCCACATCCTTTTCAGCTTAGCATAATATCCTGCTATGTCCAAATTTCCTTGTGTTGACTCACTGATCTCCTTTTGTATGTGATAAAGTTGTGGTCCACTACTCTGACCAAACCTTTCTTCAAGCTCATCCCAGATTTTCTTGGCAGTCTTGGTGTACAGAACACTCTCTGCTATTGCCTTGGAAAGAGAGTTTAATAGCCAAGAAATGACCATGTCATTATAATGGGTCAAAGACTTGAAGTCATCAGAAGAGATTTTGGGATGAAGGTTCCATCAATGAGTCCTACTTTATTCTTGGCAGACAAAGCTATGAGCATTCCCCTTCTCCAACCCCCATATCCCCTTTTATCAAAAGGAGAATTAACAAGAAACATTCCAGGTGAATCAGAAGGGTGGAGGTAAAAGGAATGTGAGGAGTCAAGAAGTGCAGAAGCAGTTGTTCCCATCTGAGGAGAACTGGTTGCTGTGACAGATGCTGAAGGGAGCTCGACTTGGTCTCCCATGGTTGATTAGGATATAACCAAAAAAAATGGATTGAAGAAGAATCGAGcactaaagctctgataccatgttagaaGAATAAGAGAATGAAGATGTGATTGAGAGAATTTTTTGTATATTTGATTGATTGAGATCTGTACAGAACTTGTCCTTATATACAAATAAACTAACTATGTCACTTGGCCTATGACTATTAACTATTCTATAACAAAATTATTGGACAGAAACAGAAAGAATAATTTATCTACAATAACCAAGAAATCTGCACGCGTTGTCTTGTCTTCTTCTATAACATGCCCAAGAGGCTTCAGACGAATTTGGGCCCAATAAAAATAGATCAACAATCAGCAGCACAAGCACTTTGAGCCCAAAAAACACCTGGAGCCCAATTGTGAAAAGAGTCCAAATCCCAAATCTCTTATACATGTGCTTTGTTTGGACAGAAGACATTCACCTCGTTTGTGTCCTGATTCTTCACAATTTCAGCTTCCTTTGCTTTCCAATTCTTCATGGAATCATCATTAAGTTCTGAAATTTATAAAGCTTCGATTCCTAACATGTTGTCAGCATCGAATAAGATTTGCTCTTATCTTGCCATGGTTACCCATTAAAAACATGTTTTTAccagataaaataaataaaatatacttTGATGATTTACGTTAGATTTGTCGTGGAGAAACAGAAACTCAAACGCAAAAAAGGAGAAACATGTGATATTAATATTATGCGAAGTGTCTATAATAATGCAAAAGAGTCTTCTTGTGCTTTCTTTAAGTGCTCTATCAGATCAATCAATAAAAGCTTACAGTCTACTGATATCAATGCTCTCTTTTTCCTGATCCTTTAATGTACAtagattttatttttatctttttg of the Nicotiana tabacum cultivar K326 chromosome 7, ASM71507v2, whole genome shotgun sequence genome contains:
- the LOC107785942 gene encoding uncharacterized protein LOC107785942: MVISWLLNSLSKAIAESVLYTKTAKKIWDELEERFGQSSGPQLYHIQKEISESTQGNLDIAGYYAKLKRMWDELDSLDICQHCTCDSSCGGKLKNYKSQQDSRLIQFLMGLNDTYAAPRSNLLLLSPLPSLNHTYSLLIRDEKQREVQISHHPAESAFVAAQ